The sequence AAACtcgctccctccatccagcaaaacaccctccctccatccagcaacacaccctccctccatccagcaacactccctccctccatccagtaacactcactccctccatccagtaacactcgctccctccatccagcaacactcactccctccatccagcaacacaccctccctccatccagtaacactcactccctccatccagtaacactccctccctccatccagcaacactcacaccctccatccagtaacactccctccctccatcaaataacactcactccctccatgcagaaacactcactccctccatccagtaacactcactccctccatccagtaacactcactccctccatccagcaacactcatTCCCTCCATCCAGCAAAACCCGCTCCCTCCATGCAGCaaaactccctccctccatccagcaacacaccctccctccattcagtaacactcactccctccatccagcaaaacacgctccctccatccagcaaaactccctccctccatccagcaacacaccctccctccattcagtaacactcactccctccatccagtaacactcacttcctccatccagcaacactccctccctccatccagcaacactcgcTCCCTCTATCCAGCAACACTCGCTCCCTCCTTCCAGCaaatctccctccctccatccagcaaaaccccctccctccatccagcaacacaccctccctccattcagtaacactcactccctccatccagcaatactcactccctctatccagcaaaactccctccctccatccagcaaaactccctccctccatccagcaacacaccctccctccattcagtaacactcactccctccatccagtaacactcactccctccatccagcagcagtcactccctccatccagcaacactccctccctccatccagcaacactcattccctccatccagcaacactcactccctccatccagcaaaactcgctccctccatccagcaaaactcgctccctccatccagcaacactcgctccctccatccagcaacactccctccctcgatccagtaacactcactccctccatctagcaacactccctccctccatccagcaacacaccctccctccatccagtaacactccctccctccatccagcaacactcccaccctccatccagcaacactcccaccctccatccagtaacactcactccctccatccagtaacattcactccctccatccagccatactcactccctccatccagcaacactcactccctgcatgcagaaacactcactccctccatccagaaaCACTCCCTCCCACATCtagcaacactcactccctccatccagtaacactcgctccctccatccagcaacactcgctccctccatccagcaactctcactccctccatccagcaaaacACGCTCCCTCCTTCCAGCaaaactccctccctccatccagcaacacaccCTCCCTCCATTCAGTAACACTCACTCATTCCATCCAGTAACacactccctccatccagtaacactcactccctccatccagcaacacaccctccctccattcagtaacattcactccctccatccagtaacactcactccttccatccagtaacactcactccccccatccagcaacactcactccctccatccagcaaaacTCGCTCCCTCCAGGCAGCaaaactccctccctccatccagcaacacaccctccctccattcagtaacactcactccctccatccagcaaaactccctccctccatccagcaaaactccctccctccatccagcaacacaccctccctccattcagtaacactcactccctccatccagtaacactcactccctccatccagcagcactcactccctccatccagcaacattccctccctccatccagcaacactcgcTCCCTCCTTCCAGCAAAACTCgttccctccatccagcaacactcgctccctccatccagcaacactccctccctctatccagtaacactcactccctccatcgagcaacactccctccctccatccagtaacactccctccctccatccagcaacactccctccctccattcagtaacactccctccctccatccagcaacactccctccctccatcgagcaacactcactccctccatccagaaaCACTCCCTCCCTCATCCAGCAACACTCattccctccatccagtaacactcgctccctccatccagtaacactccctccctccatccagcaatactccctccctccattcagttacactccctccctccatccagtaacacccgctccctccatccagtaacactcactccctccatccagtgaCACTCAcaccctccatccagcaacactcacaccctccatccagcaacactccctccctccatccagtaacactcgctccctccatccagtaacactccctcccaccatccagtaacactcactccctccatccagaaacactccctccctccatccagtaacactcactccctccatccagaaaCACTCCCTCCCTCATCCagcaacactccctccctccatccagcaacactcactccctccatccagaaacactccctccctccatccagtaacactcactccctccatccagaaaCACTCCCTCCCTCATCtagcaacactcactccctccatccagtaacactcgctccctccctccagcaacactcactccctccatccagtaacactcatgccctccatccagcaacactcgctgcctccatccagtaacactccctccctccatccagcaacactccctcccaccatccagtaacactcactccctccatccagcaactctcactccctccatccagcaaaacACGCACCCTCCTTCCAGCaaaactccctccctccatccagcaacacaccCTCCCTCCATTCAGTAACACTCACTCATTCTatccagtaacactcactccctccatccagtaacactcactccctccatccagcaacacaccctccctccattcagtaacactcactccctccatccagtaacactcactccctccatccagtaacactcactccctccatccagcaacactccctccctccatccagcaacactcattccctccatccagctaaactccctccctccatccagcaacacaccatccctccattcagtaacactcactccctccatccagcaacactcactccctccatccagcaaaaccccctccctccacccagcaacactcactccctccattcagtaacactcactccctccatccagtaacactcactccctccatccagcagcattcactccctccatccagcaacactccctccctccatccagcaacactcactccctccatccagcaaaactcgctccctccatccagcaaaactcgctccctccatccagcaacactcgctccctccatccagcaacactccctccctctatccagtaacactcactccctccatctagcaacactccctccctccatccagcaacacaccctccctccatccagtaacactccctccctccatccagcaacactcccaccctccatccagcaacactcccaccctccatccagtaacactcactccctccatccagtaacattcactccctccatccagccaTACGCACTCCCTCGATCCAGTAACCCTCACTCCCTCTatccagtaacactcactccctccatccagcaacattcactccctcccgccTTCGAATACTCATTCCTCCATCCTTCCAATACTCGttcctccatccagcaacactcgtCCCTCGATTCAGCAACACTCattccctccatccagcaacactcactctctccatccagcAACAATTGATCCCTCTATTCAGCAACACTCattccctccatccagcaacactcactccctccatccagtaacactcactccctccatccagccaTACTCACTCCCTCGATCCAGTAACCCTCACTCCCTCTatccagtaacactcactccctccatccagcaacattcactccctcccgccTTCGAATACTCATTCCTCCATCCTTCCAATACTCGttcctccatccagcaacactcgtCCCTCGATTCAGCAACACTCattccctccatccagcaacactcactctctccatccagcAACAATTGATCCCTCTATTCAGCAACACTCattccctccatccagcaacactcactccctccatccagtaacactcactccctccatccagccaTACTCACTCCCTCGatccagtaacactcactccctccatccagtaacactcactccctccatccagccaTACTCACTCCCTCGatccagtaacactcactccctcgATTCAGCAACACTCGTTCCCTCCATacagcaacattcactccctcccgccTTCCAATACTCGttcctccatccagcaacactcgtCCCTCTATCCAGTAATACTTCTCCCTTAATTCCGCAACACTGGATAGCTGCAGGCCTGGGAATCTTGAGCTGACTGTAACCCACCCATAAAAACATGCAGAGTCACCTCTGAATTCTGTCTCATTGCTCACAGGATACACAAATGTACATTCCAACATGGTTTGCATCAGCACACTGGACTTTTGAGAACTGGTGTTATGAAGATTATTTCTTTCATTCTGGGGATGTGGTTGTCACGGGCAAGGCTGACACTTATTGCACATTCCCAGTTGCACTGAGAATGTGAGTGTGGGCCATCCTGTAGCCCTGTGTCCTTGTGATGCTGAGGCTCCCATGACAGGACTCAATGTGTTCCTTTAACTGACTGGTGGTAAAGTTATAAGACAATAAAGTTTTGACAAATGATTTTTTTTATTGAAGGTAATGGTCCTTTAAATCAGGACTAGAAATTTCCCACTGAGTCCTGAAGTCCAAGCAATGTTTTGGATGATCTGTGCTTTTCTGTACCTCATGTCACTAACAGTTCTCAAGTGAGAGAAACAGTGGGAAAGATGTTCCAAGGGAATGAGGGTGAAATTTGGTCTTTGGCAGTAATGCAAAAGGTGATGATAATGGAATGGGACTCATGTTTTACCCCCAGCCTGAGATTCCTGCGACTTCAAAGAAAATTGGGAAGCTGTATAACAGCCGATGGATTTGCCAGCTCTGTTTGAGTCACCAACAAACACCAATTTTGCCCTCGATGTGCAGTTTGTCACAGGTGTGAAATGGGGCAGTTTGTAATATTAGTGAATGAATATTTAACATTCCTCCAATCAAAAACATTAACCCAATCGGCCTGTGATAACAGACAAGACATCGAACATTCATCCACTGAGATTGCAGCTCATATAACAGAAAAATCAGGGGTCAATTGTCGACCAATCAAAGCCAATCTCAACAATATCATTTCGCCAGACTAGAAAAAGCAAAGAATTTCCATGAAGGATTTATGCTCGCTGGTGTGCAAGCTCACTGCTGAGGCTTCCCGTCACTTCATTTGCGTGGTTGATGTATGAAGGAGTTGATGTGGTGCGGAGCTGGTAATTTCTCCACACATGGCTGTGGTTTGTTGTGtgcaacttgagcggcagctggaggGAAGTCCTTATCACCCTGCAGGAATAGGGAGGGAGAAACGAGGTTCAAACCAACAGCATCAGAGGTTATGATCACTCAATCTGCATTGCCTGGGATTCCACTATTTTACTATCATATTTTGCAAATATGCCTTTTCTTTCTGTGAAAACCAAAAAAATGGGATCTTGTAAATACATTGGGAACTAAAACTAAATGAGCTCCCACCACCAGAGGCAGTGTCACTGCAGGTGTTACCCTGACTCAGTGAGCAGCACACTTGCCTCTGAACCCAATaattgtgtgttcaagtcctgctccagatgcataagcacaaaatccaggctgtcaatgcagtactgagggagtgccgcactcgtagggtcagtactgagggagtgccgcactcggagggtcagtactgagggagtgccgcactgttggagggttagtactgagggagcgctgcactgtcggagggtcagtactgagggagcgccgcactgtcggagggtcagtactgagggagcgccgcactgtcggagggtcagtactgagggaacgccgcactgtcggagggtcagtactgagggtgcgccgcgctgtcggagggtcagtactgagggagcgccgcactgtcggagggccagcactgaggctgcgccgcactgtcggagggtcagtactgagggagcgccgcactgtcggagggtcagtactgagggaacgccgcactgtcggagggtcagtactgagggagcgccgcgctgtcggagggtcagtactgagggagcgccgcactgtcggagggtcagtactgagggagcgccgcgctgtcggagggtcagtactgagggtgcgccgcgctgtcggagggtcagtactgagggagcgccgcactgtcggagggccagcactgaggctgcgccgcgctgtcggagggtcagtactgagggtgcactgcactatcAAAGTTACCATCTTTCAgaagaaacattaaactgaggcactgtctgcTCTAACTCATTTCATGTTGTTACAGGGAACAGAGACTTTCCACCCTTCTCTGTGggttggatttgaacccagatTTGAGAGGACAATGGGCATTTCGAGCTGGCTGCATTCAGTCAGCTAGCAAGCTACAGTTAAGTTTTCAAAAATGGGTTTGAAAGCAGTAGAGTCTTACCCTGGTGACTGCTCCAGAGATAATGATTGTTTGCTTGGGTGGGCTGGAAAGAGAAGAAACAATGGTTCAGAGGCATGGGAGCGTCACCTGGGcggaaaaaaaagaacttgcatttctgtagcaccttttacatccttatactgtcccaaaatgctttacagccaatgtcgtGCTTTGgcagtatagtcactgttattTTGTAGAGAAACACTGCAGCCAGTTTGCTACATTTGATTCATCAATAATGTGGTGAAAACTGAAtttacacagcgagagagagagaatgaacctACAGTATCTGACTCAAGAGGTGCCGGTGCTGTACCCAAGCCAAGCTAACATTAGTAAGATTAGTGTAAACATACACTCAGCTTTCTCAGTCTGTTCATTCCAGAGCATCGAGGAGGTTTTGATTGTAAAGTCGGTCAACACATCCAAGTAGGTTATTCATTGATGATGCATACTGTACCCTCCAGACTGTGCCCTATGACCTACACCTTGAGCCATGTCCCCTACACCATGCAtcctgcccccagtgccctgcATTTCCACCCATGGCAGGGCAGACAGCTCCTTGAGGTCACTTGCAGTGGGCAATCCTAAGGGGTGATATTGAGTAGCAGTGAGTTAACGCTCAATCTCTCCACCCACTTTACCGGCTAACTACAATTGCTGAGGGGTTAACAGTGTACATCGGCGGGTGCTGGTATATTCTCATGGGTGGAGGGTCGAAGGTTATCAAGGTCAGAAAAAACAGACCACAATTACTGCCTTTCTTCCCCTGTTGCTTTGCTTTTTTAAGTTTGTGttcttatgaaagtgcttctgcttttgttaaatatattttttgaggaattcatagtcaaatcaGTTTTTTTTCTCGGGAGGGTCATCAAGAGAACTCtaaaaggacttgtttgacaacaatagttactggttgtcacatgactcaagttaaaaatagaacagaaaccctggtaattggggaagatgtgtgcagagaagtgacaggtcagaaggtgggctTTCTGTTTCCAACTTCACTTTTGAATTggttggcatttaaaaaaaataaaactgaaggacagaacccgtGCTCAGCCCAGCCTGAtcgatctctttaaaaagcctgcagaaaaaggaagagaacttccaaggagagaagagaattcccaaggaagaagagaagatcacaacccagctcagctttccagcacctctctaaaagaccctgagaagtctactgtgtcaactcatctcgtctcctatctttgaagaaaagcctgctaaattaattctcattgctgcctgaaaagaactgttctaaaagatcccaatggcaggtctacgtgtactcggagaccagactgtatgccagttttggaacacaacatatctcacttgttgttttcttcaggaatgagcaagtattcagcccaagtgtttttttttgtctgtaacaaagCTCGAAACAAAAATATCTttcatttttccagttaaccagtatatgtgtttgtgtgtggggggctaaggtaaaaagggaactttaaaatttcaatctgtgtgcttatgctttacttcattactggttaagacttgttttataataaactgataattttgttgtttattaaagaaacctgattagtgtgttttattctgggataaaaatagagtctatgattgtatcggtaagtgggaaaatttaaatatatgttgtgacccgtggagaagtggaactagaacaaacagtgcactcctcccgtctcggtTGTAACAGAGTAGAAAGAATATCAAAGATACCCAATGGGATATTAAAAATTTCATGCTGAATTGCAGGATGAGGAGACACAGGATACAAACTGGGAAAAGACTGATAACAGGAATTCCCTTCAGTTCACAGAGTGAGTAAAACCCAGTCCTCGGGAACAGGAATGGAGGCAGAACTGAGGATTGCTAGGCGATCTAGATGGGCTGCTGCCACCTCTGTTAAAACCCTTCTTGAAACCCACCTCGTTGAGAAAGCCTTTGGCCAGCCCttgctaatgtctccttctttgactcGGTGTCATTGTTTTACTTGATTACGTCTCTACAAAACACCTCGGGATGTTGGTGTTATGTTAAAAACACTGTAAAATTCACATTCCTGAGTGAAATATTGGAGGCAGCTAACAACACTGGACGCCAGCCTCCAATAAAAGTTAGTGCCTTCAGGGGAGGAAGGGATAGCATTGCATCAGAAGACAGGAATGGTCTTGCTGGAAGCCTTCGTTACGGGAAGGATGCACAATTGGCATCTCACCCTCAGGTTGGGGGCAGAGCAGGCACAGACAGGCATGGTGAGATTAACAACATCCCCTGAGAGGAGTCAAACCTCAAGATCCAGCTCTTTTTGCAAAACAAATGCTAGTTCCCTGAAGGGTCTTCAGAAGTGCCGTCTGAACATTGTGTCTCAGGTAATACCACAACATTCACAGCATTCAGCTACGACCACAACAGCTCACACCGCTTGTCTTCCTGTAAATTAGCTCACTGCTGGGTAAGAACAGACCCATCTCTCCACTAGTGAAAGCCTGAATCGTGATAACCTTTATTCAATGCAAGCTTGTGGCATCAGACCGCAGTTAATAAACCAACAGCCCTGAAAGCTGGTTCCCTCAGATAGACATAGCTGCTCATTGTAAAGAACTAGGGAACAGCTGCTGGAGAAATAGCAGGGGCTGAATCATTCTTTTTCACTCACTGTGTTTTTATTCATTGATACATTcccaggatgtgagcattgctggctaggccagcatttattacctatccctaattacccttgagaaggtgatggtgagctgtcttcttgatctgctgcagtctatctggtgcgggtatacccacagtgctgttagggatggggttccaggattctgacccagtgtacATGTGCAagaactgacaccaagacacacatgggctgtatgACTGATGCACAACTCTACGCCAGCTgtacctccccatctcccccccacacacacctccccaaatcccctcccccacatcctacCTCACTTCTCCTTCCTCTGCCCCGTAAAACAGGCTGAATCATTCTCGACACAAGGTGGAGTGTGAGTTGGCCGGAGCTCTGTGTAATCCAGTGTCTTCACATCCAGGGGCCTGACACCTACTCCAGTTCCTGGGAGTGCCGAGCCCCTCAGCAGAGGCCAACTctccacaggaagggaggaaggagatgGAGGAATGAAAAtggttgcagcatttcttcagtggagagagaagctaaATTATCATAGCAGTTTTGTGGAAATGTATCTGGTAATCATTATTCCACAGAATGAAGCCAGCTTGTTGGTGTTTGTTCACCTGCAACTCAGAGCATGAAGGATACTGAGGCTGTTTCAGGTTAGACCTCAGTCTCTGCACCATGAAAGAGAGAGGTGAAAGAGGataggggtggagggggaggggatgaagggggaGGGTGTGGTGATGGACAGAGAGGTAGGTGGTGAAGAGGGAGGGATTCAAGAGGGAGGTGAGGAGAGAGCAAgtgggtggagagggagggagctggagtggggtggggagggaagagtTGCAGAGGATATCCGACTGTAGAAGGCCTCACAGTCCTGCCTGATCCTGACCCCACCCCATGTCCAGGCACATATTCTTTGCAGCAGTGATCAGCAGATAGAGATGAGGAGCAGGAGCCCAGGTAGGTTAGGGCTTGGGTCAGGATTAggctcagggtcagggtcaggtttAGGGTTAGATCAGGGTCAGAGTCAAGGTCAGGGTTCGGGTCAAGGCCAGGGTTTGGGTCAGGGGCAGGGTTACTCCTACCTATCCCAGGTTATGAGGGAATCACAGCAACTCTGACTGCTGCCCCAAGCGAGATTGGTACAGACTGAAGCTGGGTTAATGAGTGAATGCTGCAGAGTGTTTGAATCCCAGCCTGACCTCACCTGCTGCTCTCAAAGTCCttgctccctttctccttctcctgGCTCTGAGCATCTCCACTGTTGTGATGCTTCTGGACAATTCTCATGCCTCCCGCTCTGACTGGGAGAAAATGACAATTAGTGGAAGACAGAAACAACAGGAGATGATGCTATAATCCTTTCCTTAGTTGATGCAGTTTGTGATCCACAATTAGCTCCATGTTCTGCTCGAAACGGTGGACACGCTGAGCAACATGAAGCACAAAATGGCTCATTCAAACCAGCTGACTGCCACAGACTGTCCAACTGTACTTCTCtaaattacattgaatttacagcacagaaaaaggccatttggcatgtgtagttacccgaacaatggctaaacaggatccgttgtcggaggtaaaaggggcaccacaaatagatattcAGGCatgtgaaaccttatttggggatttagataatccaaatgagatgtttaacagattgtctatcattgcagcacagcaagctgatccagagatctaccaaatagcacagctgGCTctttcagaagctgaggtgaaaggagttccggaagg is a genomic window of Heterodontus francisci isolate sHetFra1 chromosome 33, sHetFra1.hap1, whole genome shotgun sequence containing:
- the LOC137348256 gene encoding death-associated protein 1 homolog isoform X1, whose translation is MPARHGAILSVPLPRSISIDLQVYFLQMAIQFPFEIIHQPHSVRAGGMRIVQKHHNSGDAQSQEKEKGSKDFESSSPPKQTIIISGAVTRGDKDFPPAAAQVAHNKPQPCVEKLPAPHHINSFIHQPRK
- the LOC137348256 gene encoding death-associated protein 1 homolog isoform X2, which produces MSSQCPPKKIEMKAGHPAAVRAGGMRIVQKHHNSGDAQSQEKEKGSKDFESSSPPKQTIIISGAVTRGDKDFPPAAAQVAHNKPQPCVEKLPAPHHINSFIHQPRK